The stretch of DNA ATAGCTACACACTTCCAAAGACCAACGAACACGTCAACAAGTGAAGTGCAGTGAGCGGACACACCACCGAGGAGCCAAGAATGGCGCCGCACCATCTTGCCCTCCTCCTGCTCGCCGCGCTGCTCCCGGCGGCGGCCATCGGCGCCGACCCGGACGCCGTGCAGGACTTCTGCGTGCCGGACCCCGGGCGCGGCCGGCCCGTGGAGCTCAACCTCATCCGCTCCTACCCGTGCAGGAGCCCGGCCAACCTGACGGCGGGCGACTTCGCCTTCTCGGGCGTGCGCGCGGCGGGCAACTTCTCGGCCGACACGGGGTTCGCGGGGGTGTCCGTCACGCCGGCGCAGTTCCCGGGCCTGCACACTCTGGGCATGTCCTTCGCCCGCGCCGACCTCTCGGCCGCCGGCGGCGTCAACCCGCCGCACCACCACCCGCGCGCCACCGAGACGGCGCTCGTCCTCGCCGGCCGCGTCTACGCCGGCTTCGTCGACACGGGGGGCCGCCTCTTCGCCAAGGTGCTCGTGGAGGGGGAGGTCATGGTGTTCCCCCGCGGCATGGTGCACTTCCAGCTCAACGTCGGCGACCAGCCCGCCACCGTCTACGGCACCTTCAACAGCGAGAACCCCGGGATCGTGCGCATCCCGGCCACCGTGTTCGGGTCCGGGATCAGGGACGCCGTCCTTGAGAGGGCTTTTGGGCTCTCCCCCGAGGAGCTCCGGCGGATCGAGAAGAGGTTCGGCGTGCCCAAGAAGGCCGAGCTGGAGGACTAGTTAATTCGTCTATTATACTTCGTTCCTTGCTGGTCGGCCATGGCCGCATGTGCATGATTAGATGACAGGTAGACTTGTGGGTTGGGAGTATGGGCAATACTACTTATTTCTTTTCCATTTAATTAATATAATATACTTGTGGATTTGTAGTGGTGGTTGGTAGGGCTCATCCGTATGTGTAATGATATGAAAAGTGTAAGGTATACAAATGATTGCGAGTATATGGTAGTACCAAACAAATTAATGTTCATGTCACTCTGGCTAACACTCACTTCAGCCATGTCTTCTCTATTGGGAATTAGCACACAAATACACTTATGGTTAACTGAAAACTGCAGCGGAAACAAGTAATCTCAGCACCACATTCTGTACTAATTCAAGGATCATTGCTTAGCACGGAAGGAAACATATACAGTAGCATATATGGAGGCAGAAAATGTTACTCAGCAGGCAAGACACTCCTCAGTCTAGTGTCTTGTGGTAGGAGTAAGTTTTCCTGACAGCATCAAGCATCAACAAAGAGACACCAGATTTTACGTGGAAAACCCCTCAACTTGAGGGGAAAAACCACGGGCCAAAGCCACCCAAATCCTCTTCCACTATTATCACATGTGGGATACACCAAGTTCTTCTCTAGACAGCACTAGAGGATCTCATACATCAAGATTTCTGAATCTTGAATGAACACAACAAGATTTGGGGCTCAAGAACTAGGGATTAGAACAATCTCACCAAAGATGGTGGAACTGAAACTTGAAGAAGACAAGGTAGTGGATCTGGACCATCACAACCTTGGGGAGGAGCTCCCTTGTTTCTTCcttcaatcttcctcttcttcccttactCTCTTGGTTTTCTCTCTTCTTCTTTCTTGGAGGATGAACTGATTTTCGTTACTCTTGATGGTGGCTGCTGGATGGAGCGTAAAGCATCCCCATCCACACATATGCAaagtccaaaatgaccctaggtcataaccctaatgggtagtgggcttatgcacctctttgggctgcctaaaaggcctcaattgtgaaggaaatatgccctagaggcaataataaagttattatttatttccttatttcatgataaatgtttattattcatgttagaattgtattaaccggaaacataatacatgtgtgaatacatagacaaatagagtgtcactagtatgcctctacttgactagctcattaatcaaagatggttatgtttcctaaccatggacaaagagttgttatttgattaacgggatcacatcattaggtgaatgatctgattgacatgacccattccattagcttagcacccgatcgtttagtatgttgctattgctttcttcatgacttatacatgttcctatgactatgagattatgcaactcccgtttgccagaggaacactttgtgtgctaccaaacgtcacaacgtaactgggtgattataaaggtgctctataggtgtctccaaaggtacatattgggttggcgtatttcgagattaggatttgtcactccgattttcggagaggtatctctgggccctctcggtaatgcacatcacataagccttgcaagcattgcaactaatgagttagttgcgagatgatgtattacagaatgagtaaacagatttgccggtaacgagattgaactaggtattgagataccgacgatcgaatctcgggcaagtaacataccgatgacaaagggaacaacgtatgttgttatgcggtctgaccgataaagatcttcgtagaatatgtgggagccaatatgagcattcaggttccgctattggttattgaccggagacgtgtctcggtcatgtctacattgttctcgaacccgtagggtccgcacgcttaaggtttcgatgacagttatattataagtttatgagttttgatgtaccgaaggagttcggagtcccggatgagattggggacatgacgaggagtctcgaaatggtcgagatgtaaagatcgatatattggacgactatattcggacatcgtaaaggttccgagtggttcgggtatttttcggagtaccggggagttacgggaatacgggggagaagtattgggccttattgggccatacgggaaagagagaggggctgcctagggcaggccgcgcgccccccaaggcctagtccgaattggactagggggaggggttgcgccccctccttccttcccttctcccttccccttccttgtctcctactcctactacatggaaggactcctagttggactaggaaagggggaatcctactcccggtgggagtaggactcccctagggcgcgccatagagagggtcggccctcccctcctccactcctttatatacgggggcagggggcaccccatggacacacaagttgatcttcgtgatcgttccttagccgtgtgcggtgcccccctccaccatattccacctcggtcatattgtagcggtgcttaggcgaagccctgcgacggtaaaacatcaagatcgtcaccacgccgtcgtgctgacggaactcctccccgacgctttgctggatcggagcccggggatcgtcatcgagctgaacgtgtgccaagaactcggaggtgccggagtaacggtgcttggatcggttggaccgggaagacgtacgattacttcctctacgttgcatcaacgcttccgcttcggtctacgagggtacgtagacaacactctcccatctcgttgctatgcatcaccatgatcttgcgtgtgcgtaggaattttttttgaaattactacgttatccaatagtggcatccgagcctagttttttatggtttgatgttatatgcacgagtagaacacaagtgagttgtgggcgatataagtcatactgcttaccagcatgtcatagtttgcttcggcggtattgttggatgaagcggcccggaccgacattacgcgtacgcttatgcgagactggttctaccgccgtgctttgcacacaggtggctggcgggtgtcagtttctccaactttagttgaaccgagtgtggctacgcccggtccttgcgaaggttaaaacagcaccaacttgacaaactatcgttgtggtttttgatgcgtaggtaagaacggttcttgctaagcccgtagcagccacgtaaaacttgcaacaacaaagtagaggacgtctaacttgtttttgcagggcgtgttgtgatgtgatatggtcaagacgtgatgagatataagttgttgtatgagatgatcatgttttgttgaagttatcagcaactggcaaaatccttatggttgtctctctattgcataagatgcaagcgtccaataattgctttactttatcgctatgcgatagcaatagttgcaagagcaattgttggcgagacgaccacgtgacgacacattgatatagatcaagatgatggagatcatggtgtcatgccggtgacaatatagatcatgacagtactttggagatggagatcaaagaagcaagatgatgatggccatatcatgtcacatattttgattgcatatgatgtttattttttatacatcttatttttgcttagtttgacgatagcattttaagatgatctctcactaattatcaagaagtgttctccctgagtatgcaccgttgcgaaagttcttcgtgctgagacaccacgtgatgatcgggtgtgataggctctacgttcaaatacaacgggtgcaaaacagttgcacacgcggaatactcaggttatacttgacgagccaagcatatacagatatggcctcggaacacggagaccgaaaggtcgagcgtgaatcatatagtagatatgatcaacatagtgatgttcaccaatgaaactgctccatctcacgtgatgatcggacatggtttagttgatttggatcacgtgatcacttagaggattagagggatgtctatctaagtggtagttcttaagtaatatgattaattgaacttaaatttatcatgaacttagtcctggtagtattttacaaattatgttgtagatcaatagctcgcgttattgctttcatatgtttattttgatatgttcctagagaaaaattgtgttgaaagatgttagtagatatgatgcggattggatccgtgatctgaggtttatcctcattgctgcacagaggaattatgtccttgatgcaccgctaggtgatagacctattgcaggagcagatgctgacgttataaacgtttggctagctaaatatgatgactacttgatagtttagtgcaccatgcttaaccgcTTAGAATCggcacttcaaagacgttttgaacgtcatggaccatatgagatgttccaggagttgaagttaatatttcaagcaaatacccgagttgagagatatgaagtctccaacaagttctatagctaaaagatggaggagaatcgctcaactagtgagcatgtgctcagattgtctggatactacaatcgcttgaatcaagtgggagttaatcttccagataagatagtgattgacagaattctctagtcaccatcaccaagttagtagaactttgtgatgaactatagtatgcaagggatgacgaaaacgaatcccgagcttttcatgatgatgaaatcgatgaaggtagaaatcaagaaagagcatcaagtgttgatggttgacaagatcactagtttcaagaaaagggcaaagggaagaaggggaacttcaagaagaacgacaagcaagttgctgctcaagtgaagaagcccaagtctggtcctaagcctgagactaagtgcttctactgcaaagggactggtcactggaagcggaactgccccaagtatttggcggataagaaggatggcaaagtgaacaaaagtatatttgatatacatgttattgatgtgtactttactagtgtttatagcaacccctcagtatttgatactggatcagttgctaagagtagtaactcgaaacaggagttgcagaataatcagagactagttaagggtgaagtgacgatgtgtgttgaaactagttccaagattgatatgatcatcatcgcacactcccctatactttcgggattagtgttgaacctaaataagtgttatttggtttttgcgttgagcatgaatatgatttgatcatgtttattgtaatacggttattcattaaagtcagagaataattgttgttctgtttacatgaataaaaccttcgatggtcatacacccaatgaaacaagttcattggatctcgatcgtagtgatacacatattcataatattgaaaccaaaagatgcgaagttaataatgatagtgcaacttatttgtggcactaccgtttaggtcatattggtgtaaagcgcatgaagaaactccatgctgatgggattttggaatcacttgattatgaatcacttggtgcttgcgaaccatgccttatgggcaagatgactaaagactccgttctccgaaacaatggagcgagcaactgacttattggaaataatacatactgatgtatgcgatccgatgagtgttgaagctcgcggcgggtatcgttattttctgaccttcacatatgatttgagcagatatgggtatatctgcttgatgaaacataagtctgaaacatttgaaaagttcaaagaatttcagagtgaagtggaaaatcatcgtgacaagaaaataaaagtttctacgatatgatcgcagaggtaaaatatttgagttacgagtttgttcttcaattaaaacaatgtgaaatagtttcagtactcacgccacctggaacaccatagtgtaatggtgtgtccgaatgtcataaccgtactttattagatatagtgcgatctatgatgtctcttaccgatctaccactatcgttttggggttatgcattagagacagctgcattcacgttaaagagggcaccatctaaatccgttgagacgacaccatgtgaactatggtttggcaagaaacctaagctgtcgtttcttaaaatttggagttgtgatgcttatgtgaaaaagtttcatctcgataagctcaaactcaaatcggagaaatatgtcttcataggatacccaaaggagacagttgggtacaccttctatcatagatccgaaggcaagacattcgttgctaagaatggatcctttctagagaaggagtttctctcgaaagaaatgagtgggaggaaagtagaacttgataaggtaattgtaccttctcccttattggaaagtagttcatcacagaaatctgttcctgtgactactacaccaattagtgaggaagctaatgatgatgatcatataacttcagatcaagttactaccgaatctcgtaggtaaaccaaagtgagatccacaccagagtggtacgataatcttgctctggaagttatgttactagaccatgacgaacctacgaactatgaggaagcgatgatgagcccagattccgcaaaatggcttgaggccatgaaatctgagatgggatccatgtatgagaacaaagtatggactttggttgatttgcccaatgatcggcaagccatagaaaataaatggatcttcaagaggaagacggacgctgatagtagtgttactatctacaaagctagaattgtcgcaaaaggttttcgacaagttcaaggtgttgactacgatgagagtttctcactcgtatctatgcttaaatctgtccgaatcatgttagcaattgccgcattttatgaaatctggcaaatggataacaaaactgcaatccttaatggatttcttaaagaagagttgtatatgatgcaaccagaagtttttgtcaatcctaaaggtgttaacaaaatgtgcaaactccagcgatccatctatggactggtgtaagcatctcggagttggaatatacactttgataagttgatcaaagcatatagttttatacagacttgcggtgaagcctgtatttacaagaaagtgagtgggagcactacagcatttctgataagtatatgtgaatgacatattgttgatcgggaataatgtagaattattctgcaaagcataaaggagtgtttgaaaggagtttttcaaagaaagacctcggtgaagttgcttacatattgagcatcaagatctatagagatagatcaagacgcttgataagttttttcaataaatacataccttgacaagattttgaagtagttcaaaatggaacagtcaaagaaagagtttcttgcctatgttacaaggtgtgaaattgagtaagactcaaagcccgaccacggcagaagatagaaagagaatgaatgtcattccctatgccttggtcataggttctataaagtatgccatgttgtataccagatctattgtatgccctaccactgtgtttggcaagggagtacgatagtgatctaggagtagatcactggacagcggtcaaaattatccttagtggaataaggatatgtttctcgattatggaagtgaaaaaaggttcgtcgtaaagggttacgtcgatgcaagttttgacactaatctagatgactctaagtctcggtctagatacatattgaaagtgggagcaattagctagagtagctccatgcagagcattgttgacatagaaatttgcaaaatacatgcggatctgaatgtggcagacccgttgactaagattctctcacaagcaaaacatgatcacaccttagtactctttgggtgttaatcacatagcgatgtgaactacattactgaatctagtaaaccctttgggtgttggtcacatggcgatgtgaactatgggtgttaatcacatgatgatgtgaactatcaatgttaatcacatggtgatgtgatctagattattgactctagtgcaagtgggagactgaaggaaatatgccctagaggcaataataaagttattatttatttccttatttcatgataaatgtttattattcatgctagaattgtattaaccggaaacataatacatgtgtgaatacatagacaaacagagtgtcactagtatgcctctacttgactagctcgttaatcaaagatggttatgtttcctaaccatggacaaagagttgttatttgattaacgggatcacatcattaggtgaatgatctgattgacatgacccattccattagcttagcacccgatcgtttagtatgttgctattgctttcttcatgacttatacatgttcctatgactatgagattatgcaactcccgtttgccggaggaacactttgtgtgctaccaaacgtcacaacgtaactgggtgattataaaggtgctctatatgtgtctccaaaggtacatgtgggattggcgtatttcgagattaggatttgtcactccgattgttggagaggtatctctgggccctctcagtaatgcacatcacataagccttgcaagcattgcaactaatgagtttgttgcgagatgatgtattacagaatgagtaaagagacttgccggtaacgagattgaactaggtattgagatgccgacgatcgaatctcgggcaagtaacataccgatgacaaagggaacaacgtatgttgttatgcggtctgaccgataaagatcttcgtagaatatgtgggagccaatatgagcatccaggttccgctattggttattgaccggagacgtgtcttggtcatgtctacattgttctcgaacccgtagggtccgcacgcttaaggtttcgatgacagttatattataagtttatgagttttgatgtaccgaaggagttcggagtcccggatgagatcggggacatgacgaggagtctcgaaatggtcgagacataaagatcgatatattggacgactatattcggacattggaaaggttccgagtggttcgggtatttttcggagtaccggggagttacgggaatacgggggagaagtattgggccttattgggccataagggaaagagagaggggctgcctagggcaggccgcgccccccccccccaaggcctagtccgaattggactagggggaggggttgcgccccctccttccttcccttcccccttcccctttcttgtatcctactcctactacatggaaggactcctagttggactaggaaagggggaatcctactcccggtgggagtaggactcccctagggcgcgccatagagagggtcggccctcccctcctccactcctttatatacgggggcaggggcaccccatggacacacaagttgatcttcgtgatcgttccttagccgtgtgtggtgcccccctccaccatattccacctcggtcatattgtagcggtgcttaggcgaagccctgcgacgataaaacatcaagatcgtcaccacgccgtcgtgctgacggaactcctccccgacgctttgctggatcggagcccggggatcgtcatcgagctgaacgtgtgccaagaactcggaggtgccggagtaatggtgcttggatcggttggaccgggaagatgtacgattacttcctctacgttgcatcaacgcttccgcttcggtctacgagggtacgtagacaacactcccatctcgttgctatgcatcaccatgatcttgcgtgtgcgtaggattttttttgaaattactacgttatccAACAAATTGGCCATCTCCTCACAGCCCATATGAGGAGGATATCCCAACAAATCTCCCCCTCCGACTCATGAGAGGGGCACCGTCATGCCCGCTACCTTGCAACATACTTGTAGCTTCTCATTTGGCAATATCTTAGTCATCATATCCGATCCATTTTCGTCGGTATGGATCTTCTCAAGTTTCAGCAACTTCGAACTCACAACATCTCGAATCCAATGGTACCTCACATCAATGTGCTTGGTTCGAGAGTGATAGCTTGAATTCTTGGCAAGATGAATAGCACTCTGACTGTCACAAAACAGAATATACTTCTCTTGCTTCATGTCGAGCTCTTGCAAGAAGTTCTTCATCCACAAAACTTCCTTGCCAGCATCAACTgctgcaatgtactcagcttctgtagtTGATGTAGAAACACATTTATGCAATCTTGATTGCCATGACACTGCTCCCCCTACATAAGTCATCAGGTATCCGGATGTGGACTTCCTACGATCCTTGTCACCTACATAATCTGCATCTGTATAGCCCTGCAATACAGGATCATCATTTCCAAAGCATAGACAAGATGTAGAAGTACCCTTGAGATACCTGAGAATCCACTTCACTGCTTCCCAGTGAGCTTTACCTGGATTTGTCATGAACCATCTAACAACCCCAATTGCATAGGCAATGTCAGGCCTAGTGCATACCATGGCATACATAAAACTGCCCACAGCAGATTGGTAAGGTACTTTCCTCATTTCTTCTTTCTCCTTCTTGCTTGTAGGACATTGTTTTGAATTCAGTTTGTGATGGCCTGCAAGTGGAGAGATAACAGATTTTGCATCTTTCATATTAAACCTTTGAAGTACCTTCTCAATGTATCTTTCCTGTGAGAGCCAAAGCAGCTTCTTTGATCTATCACGGGAGATCTTCATGCCAAGTATTTGCTTAGCTGGTCCTAAATCCTTCATGGAAAATGATTTACTCAATGCCTTTTTGAGGAGAGCAATCCTCTTTGTGCCATTTCCAAAAATCAGTATATCAACATACAACAAGAGAATAATGAAGTCACCCTCGGCGTACCTCTTCATAAAGACACAATGGTTAGGTTGTGCTTTATGGTAACCAAGACcagtcataaaagactcaaactttTTGTACCACtgccgaggagcttgcttcaagacATACaagctcttctttaatttgcaaacTAAGTGCTCCTTGCCTGCAACCATGAATCCCTCTGGCTGCTCCATGTATATCTCCTCCTCTAGGTCACCATGTAAGAATGCAGTCTTCCCATAAAGTTGTTCAATTTCCAAGTCCATGGTGGCAGCCATGCCAAGCACAACTCGGATCGAAGGCATCTTGACCACTGGAGAGAATATCTCACTATAATCAATGCCCTTTTTCTGACTGAATCCTTTCACAACCAATCTGGCCGTGTACCTTGGATGTGAGGTGTTTTCTTCAGTCTTCACTCTGTACACCCACTTGTTCTTGAGTGATTTCTTGCCCTTTGGCAGTTTCACCAACTCAAAGGTATCATTCTCATACAGGGAATTCATCTCATCCTGCATGGCTTCTGACCATTCTTCCTTGTTCTCATCAGACATTGCCTCTTCATAGCATGAGGGATCACCTGCATCTGTCATCAACACATATTGATGTGGTGGATATTTAGAAGAAGGAATGTGACCTCTTTCACTTCTTCTTTGCTGCTGCACTGGTGGTGAATCAGGTGGATTTTCGTTGGCATCATCATTaccaacttcatcatcatcatcacttgaTGGCTGCTCGCCACTTTGACTTGTACTGACTTGATCAGTTGCATCTCCACTGTCTTCAGTGTCATCATCTCCCCCATGATTGTCATGCACGAGAGGAGGACAGATTGGATCAATGTCAACCTGAGGTGTGTTGGTCATTGACTTCTCTGGTTTCCCAATATATTTTATTGTTTCATCTTCAATGAACACCACATCTCGGCTTCTCACAATCTTTCTATTGGCTGGATCCCACAACCTGTAGCCAAACTCTTCACTTGGTTGGCTGAGGTAGATGCACTGCTTTGTCTTGCTATCAAGCTTGGATCTCTCGTCCCTTGGAACATGTACAAATGCCCTGCAACCAAAGACCTTCAAGTGCTTGTATGATACCTCCTTCCTTGACCAAACTCTCTGAGGAATATCACCTGCAAGAGGAACTGAGGGAGATAGGTTAACCACATACATAGCATTCATCAATGCTTCAACCCAAAATGAATTAGGTAAATGAGCATGAGAGAGCATATCTGTGACCCTCTCTGTGAGTGTCTTGTTCATTCTCTCTGCAAGACCATTGAGCTGGGGTGTCTTTGGTGGACTCTTCTCAAGCCTAATGCCAACATTTCTGCAATACCTTTCAAAAGGACCTCTGTATTCACCACCATTGTCTGATCTCACGCACTTCAATTTTCTGCCAGTTTCTCTTTCAACCTTGGCATGGAACTCCTTGAAGGCTTCAAGCGTCTGGTATTTGTGTTTCAGCACATACACAAAAACCTTTGTGGAATTGTCATC from Triticum dicoccoides isolate Atlit2015 ecotype Zavitan chromosome 6A, WEW_v2.0, whole genome shotgun sequence encodes:
- the LOC119319415 gene encoding germin-like protein 2-4: MAPHHLALLLLAALLPAAAIGADPDAVQDFCVPDPGRGRPVELNLIRSYPCRSPANLTAGDFAFSGVRAAGNFSADTGFAGVSVTPAQFPGLHTLGMSFARADLSAAGGVNPPHHHPRATETALVLAGRVYAGFVDTGGRLFAKVLVEGEVMVFPRGMVHFQLNVGDQPATVYGTFNSENPGIVRIPATVFGSGIRDAVLERAFGLSPEELRRIEKRFGVPKKAELED